The Jannaschia sp. M317 DNA segment ACGGGCGTTGTTGTGAACGACCACAACGCCCTCGGAATGGTTCTCCACCGCTCGCCGTATCCAGAGCAATTCCATGCGCAGCGTTCCACGCATGTTGTCCAGACTGTCGGCAACCGCGAGCACCTCGCGCAACTTTGCCACGCCGGAAGCCAGGCGGCGACCGTTCTCAGCAGGAATGTCCGACTGAAAGAACCGCTCCGTCTCGAGGTTCTGTTCAACCACGATCCCGTCAGACGTGTCGCGCAACGCGTCGAAAACAGCCGACGTGCCAAGCCGCCCACGCCGCCAGATCTCCCCGATCACCGGTAGCGCCTCGGATGGCCCCGCATCCCAGATTTTCGGGTCAATCAGCGCGATGTCTCGCATCATGTCGAGGTCCAGCGCGCGGCCCTTGGGGTCGAGGACGTGCTCATACCATTCGATGACCGGCGACCAATCGTCTTGGGCCGCCTCCAAACGCGCGCGACCTGCCTCCCAAACTTCTGCAAGCGGGTTGTCGTCTGGCCAAAGCGGAACCGCCGCAAGGTTTTCCATGGCAGAGGATTCCGCTGAGTCTCTCTTTAAGGCCGAGGCGAAGGCGACGAAGGAACTGGTGGCGGCCTTTGCTGCAAAAGAGACGGACTTGCCGACGGACGAAGCAGAAAGTGTGCAGGCTATTGAAGCAGCGTCAGAGGCATCTGCGGCGGCGGCATCGGCCGCGTCAACGCCGTCTGCTGCGTCCGCTGCATCTGCGGCCGTCCTATATGCGAAGGAGGCGGCAGACGCGATAGTCTCGGTCTCCACATCAAGCGCGACCGAAGAAATCGTCAGGGGTCTATAAATGGAGAGAACGGACAAATCTGATTTGTGACGCTTATCGCTTTCAAGCGGAAGACGCCCAGCGACAAACGGAAATACCCGCGCCGCCGCGCGAAACGCGATCGTCACCGCGATCCGCCGCGCGCGCTCCTCCGCCTCCGGCGTGTCGCGGGGCAGCGCCTCCAGCCAGGCCTCCAAATTCTCCGGGGTATCGATGGGATCTCTATCCGTCATCCCCGCAACCTGACGCGCACGTCAGGTCAAGGCAACCCGCTAGCGTCCTGCCCGCGCTCGCACCCACCGCCACGCGTAGCGGACCGGCCAGCGCAGAACGACCCCCATCGTCAAGACCCCGACGCCCGCCCAGAGCCAGTCCATCGACACCCCCAGCCAGATCACCAGCGGCACGCCCAGGGCGATCAGCCCGTAGGCGGCAGGCCAACTTTGGCGGGCGGTCAGGGTCAGCATCAGGACCCAGGCGAGAACCACCCAGAGGCAGAGCGCGATCAGCGCCATGGCGGGCCTCCGGGGTCAGCACGCAGGCGCAACGCGACCGCCCGAAGACTTCCCCCAAAACGTGAAACCCGGTCCCCGGATCTGCCCCAAAACGTGAATTTCCGGGTCACTCGGCCAGACGAGCGGGCAGCGCGTTGGCCCATGCCGAAATCGTGCCCGCGCCCAGACAAACCACGATGTCCCCCTCCCGCGCCTGTTCACGGACCAGGCGGATCAGGTCCTCCTCGTCGGTCACGGCGCGCGCATGGCGGTGGCCGGTGCGGATCAGGCCCGCCACCAGATCGTCACGTCCGGCCCCCTCGATCGGGTCCTCTCCGGCGGCAAAAATATCTGCGATTCCAACGACATCGGCGTCTGCAAAGCAGCCGCAGAAATCATCGAACAGGGAATGCAGACGCGAATACCGGTGCGGCTGATGCACGGCGATCACCCGGCCTGTGTCCCCGATGCTCTGCCGCGCAGCCTTCAGAACGGCTGCGATTTCAACGGGATGGTGGCCGTAGTCGTCGATGATCGGCACACCGTTCCATTCGCCCACCTTGGTAAACCGACGGTTCACGCCCCCGAATGACGCAAGCCCTTCGCGGATCACATCCTTGGGCACGCCCAGGTGCCGGGCCACGGCGACGGCGGACAAGGCATTGGAAACGTTATGATCTCCGGGCATGGGCAGAGAGCACCCCTCGATCACGTCGTCTTCGGTCTGAAGCTGGATGTCGAAATGCGCCACCCCCGCCTCATACCGCAGGCCAACCGCACGCACGTCGGCCTGGGCGTTGAACCCGAAAGTCGTTATTCTACGGTCGGTTACACGCCCGACCAGGGCGCGCACCTCGGGGTGATCGGTGCAACAGATCGCGAGGCCGTAGAACGGCAGCCCACCGATGAAGTCGTCGAAACCCCGGCGCAGGTTTTCGATCGTGCCCCAATGCTCCATATGCTCGGGATCGATGTTGGTGACGATGGCAACGGTGGCGGGCAAGCGATTGAAAGTGCCGTCACTTTCGTCGGCTTCCACCACCATCCATTCGCCCTGCCCCATCCGCGCGTTGGAGCCGTAGGCGTGGATGATGCCGCCATTGATGACGGTCGGGTCCAGCTTGCCCGCATCCAGCAGCGCCGCGACCATGGTGGTCGTCGTGGTCTTGCCGTGGGTTCCCGCGACCGCGACGTTGGATTTCAGGCGCATCAGTTCGGCCAGCATCTCGGCGCGGCGCACCACCGGCAGGCCTTGGGCGCGCGCGGCGTCAAGTTCGGGATTGCCCGGTTTGATGGCCGAAGAGATCACGATGACCTCTGCCCCCTCCAGGTTTTCGGCGGCCTGCCCCTCAAAGATGCGCGCGCCAAGGCCGGCCAGGCGGTCGGTTATCCTGGAGGTCTTGGCGTCAGAGCCCTGGACGGAATATCCATACGACATAAGGACTTCGGCAATACCGGACATGCCGATACCGCCGATTCCGACAAAGTGGATGGGGCCCATCTGGCTGGGAAGTTTGGTGGCATTCATCTGGTCTGGCTCACGTATTGCACAAGGTCGGCGAGGCGCTCGGCGGCATCGGGCACGGCGACGGACATCGCCGCACGACACATCTGCTGGGCGCCCTTGGGGTTGGTCAGGATCAAATGCACCTGCTCGGCCAAGGTTTCCGGGGTCAGGCGTTTTTCCGGGATCATGATCGCCGCGCCCACCTCGGTCAGCATGCGCGCGTTCGCCGTCTGATGGTCCCCGGCGGCCACGGCGTAAGGGATCAGGATCGAGGGGCGCCCGACGACCGAGATATCCGCAACGGTCGAAGCCCCCGAGCGAGAGATGACAAGCTGCGCATCCGCCATCCGGTTCGGAATGTCGTCGAAAAAGGGCTGCACGTCCGCGTCCATGCCTGCCCCTTCGTAGAAAGCGGAGACGCGGTCATGATCCTCGGGGCGGGCCTGATGGGCGACGCGCAGTTGCGCGCGGATGTCCTGCGGCAGACGCGACAGCGCCTCGGGCACCACGTCGGACAGGATGCGCGCACCCTGACTGCCGCCGATCACCAGGATCGACATCGGGTAGTCGCCGGGCGGGATGTAGGGCGCTTCGGCACGGGCCAGCACGGCGCCGCGGACGGGGTTGCCGGTGTGGGCACCCTCGACCCCGTCGGGCAGGTTGGTGGGCCAGATCCCGCAGGCAAAGGCGTCGACACGACTGGCAAAGACCTGATTGACGCGGCCCGGCACGCCGTTCTGTTCATGGATGATCCGGGGCAATTTCAGCAGCACCGCCGCCGCGAGCGCCGGGATCGACGGGTAGCCGCCAAAGCCCGCCACAAGGGTTGGACGCTCGGCCCGGAACCCGCGCAGCGCGCGCAGCACGCCCCCCGTCAGCTTGACCGGCACGCCAATCTTGGCCGCAAGCCCGCCACGCGCGAAGGTGGCAGAGGGGACGATCTCGATCTCGACATCCTCGGGGAAGCCGTCCGCATAGCGCGCGCCCCTGTCGTCGGTCGACAGCTTGACCCGCCAGCCACGCGCAAGCATTTCCTCGGCCAGGCTTTGGGCCGGGAACATATGTCCACCGGTGCCGCCCGCCGCGATGACGATCAGGGGTTGGGTCATCGGAATCCGTTCGACAGAAGGTGGTCGCCAATCTCGGCCTGCGGGCGAACGCGGGTGAAACACAAAAGCATCCCCATCAGCAAGCCCATGGCGATCAACGACGAACCGCCGTAGCTGACGAACGGCAGGGTCATGCCCTTGGCAGGCAGGATGCGGACCGCGACGCCCAGATTGATGAAGGCCTGGCTGGCCAGCAGAACGGTCAGACCGGTCCCGGCCAGTCGGATGAAGACGTCGCGTTCGATGCACAGCCGCATCAGGCAGCGGAAGGTGATCGTCGCGAACAGCCCGATGATGCAAAGCACGAGGATCATGCCGTATTCCTCGGCGGCGACAGCGATGATGAAATCGGTATGCGCGTCCGGCAGGGTCCATTTGACCCGGCCCTCGTTGACGCCGGTGCCCAGAAATCCACCCTCGCGGATAGCGTCGATGGCATAGCCCATCTGCGTGCGGGGATCGACCTCGGGCGAGAGGAAGCCGTCGATGCGGCGGGCGAAGTGCTCGGAATTGTTGTAGGCGATGACG contains these protein-coding regions:
- a CDS encoding DUF2484 family protein — protein: MALIALCLWVVLAWVLMLTLTARQSWPAAYGLIALGVPLVIWLGVSMDWLWAGVGVLTMGVVLRWPVRYAWRWVRARAGR
- the murC gene encoding UDP-N-acetylmuramate--L-alanine ligase — its product is MNATKLPSQMGPIHFVGIGGIGMSGIAEVLMSYGYSVQGSDAKTSRITDRLAGLGARIFEGQAAENLEGAEVIVISSAIKPGNPELDAARAQGLPVVRRAEMLAELMRLKSNVAVAGTHGKTTTTTMVAALLDAGKLDPTVINGGIIHAYGSNARMGQGEWMVVEADESDGTFNRLPATVAIVTNIDPEHMEHWGTIENLRRGFDDFIGGLPFYGLAICCTDHPEVRALVGRVTDRRITTFGFNAQADVRAVGLRYEAGVAHFDIQLQTEDDVIEGCSLPMPGDHNVSNALSAVAVARHLGVPKDVIREGLASFGGVNRRFTKVGEWNGVPIIDDYGHHPVEIAAVLKAARQSIGDTGRVIAVHQPHRYSRLHSLFDDFCGCFADADVVGIADIFAAGEDPIEGAGRDDLVAGLIRTGHRHARAVTDEEDLIRLVREQAREGDIVVCLGAGTISAWANALPARLAE
- the murG gene encoding undecaprenyldiphospho-muramoylpentapeptide beta-N-acetylglucosaminyltransferase, whose product is MTQPLIVIAAGGTGGHMFPAQSLAEEMLARGWRVKLSTDDRGARYADGFPEDVEIEIVPSATFARGGLAAKIGVPVKLTGGVLRALRGFRAERPTLVAGFGGYPSIPALAAAVLLKLPRIIHEQNGVPGRVNQVFASRVDAFACGIWPTNLPDGVEGAHTGNPVRGAVLARAEAPYIPPGDYPMSILVIGGSQGARILSDVVPEALSRLPQDIRAQLRVAHQARPEDHDRVSAFYEGAGMDADVQPFFDDIPNRMADAQLVISRSGASTVADISVVGRPSILIPYAVAAGDHQTANARMLTEVGAAIMIPEKRLTPETLAEQVHLILTNPKGAQQMCRAAMSVAVPDAAERLADLVQYVSQTR